ATATTGGGGGCCGCTTCCTGGTATAGCGATCGCAGGTTTTCCTAACCCAATAAATTGTTCTGTAGCAGTACCAGCCATTGCAATTGCTAAATCACCATTAATTAAACATTTACTATAAGCATTAGTCGTCAAAATTAAACTGCAATTTTCTTTAATAAATGTTTCGGCTGCGGAATCTTCAACTAACGAAATTGCTAACTCAGTTGCTTCTAGCTTCCTCCAACCTTGACTTACTAAAACTTGGCGCAAAGAGTCCAGACTTAAAGTAGGTGCGATCGCTCCCAGCAAAACTATAGAACGTCGAGAAAAAACTTTAATTAATCCATCTACCGCAAGAATGATTTGCTGCCAATTTTCATAAGCTTCTGGAGGTCGAGAACCAGGGATAAGAGTAACAATTAGCGATCGCTTAGTTTCCTTTAACTCCGCATCTCGCTCATAAAAAATCGCTGGTGGAATTTCTGGTAAAATTCCATCCATCATCGGATTACCCAAATCAAAAGCCGGAATTGACCACTGCTGCAAAATCTCAGTCGTCAACTTATCTCTAGGAAACACCGCCTTACACCTAGAACGACTCATCAACCAACGTTCCCAAGGCAAATAAACAGAACCCCACCAACTTTCTGAACGTTCCCCCCAAGACTTACGGGGTAACAAACCAGCTTCATCCCGCAAATAATATTCAGACTTAGCAGTACCAACAAAAGCATAATCACAACCACTTAACCAAGCAAACAATAACGGTACAATATCCCCAACCGCTAAAATTACCCCACCACTCTTCGCCCAGCTACGCATAGCTTTAAATTGAGCCAACGTCAGTTGTAATAAACCACCCTTAATATCTCGCATCAACTGACGGCTATCCATATAAATAAAGCCACCAGAAGGCATCGTCTGCATTTTTCCAATCACAGGAATGCCTAACCCAAAATAAGCTTGCCCTTCTCCCACCAAAGGTAAAGCCGCTAAATTGGGGCAATTAGGATGTTGCTGCAATTCCTGCAAAATTCGCACAGCAATGACATCTTCCCCATGACCGTTACTCAGACAAAGTAGCTTCATAAACCTCCAACAATTTGACCTCCGCTTCTGCTTACCTTTGCAACCTACCTTGCAGCAGAACTTCGCAAAAGAAGGCGCTTAAAAAATAAAATTATCTACCACAGCAATTAGACCAGATCAAATTGTGTCACAGCTACGGAACTTAAGCAGGTTTCTCTGGGTCAGAATTTATATAGTAAAAGATTCCTGAACATACAAACCATTAGCCTAATCACAGGGCAAGAGGAACAAACTCCCCTTCTTACCCACAAATGATATTGCTTAACAAAACAAACTTAAAAATAGAGATTATATGCGTTTTCCAGTTGTTGCCATCTATACCTTAGTTGCCCTAACTACTTGCGGGTTGCCTTT
The genomic region above belongs to Oculatellaceae cyanobacterium and contains:
- a CDS encoding lipid-A-disaccharide synthase-related protein, coding for MKLLCLSNGHGEDVIAVRILQELQQHPNCPNLAALPLVGEGQAYFGLGIPVIGKMQTMPSGGFIYMDSRQLMRDIKGGLLQLTLAQFKAMRSWAKSGGVILAVGDIVPLLFAWLSGCDYAFVGTAKSEYYLRDEAGLLPRKSWGERSESWWGSVYLPWERWLMSRSRCKAVFPRDKLTTEILQQWSIPAFDLGNPMMDGILPEIPPAIFYERDAELKETKRSLIVTLIPGSRPPEAYENWQQIILAVDGLIKVFSRRSIVLLGAIAPTLSLDSLRQVLVSQGWRKLEATELAISLVEDSAAETFIKENCSLILTTNAYSKCLINGDLAIAMAGTATEQFIGLGKPAIAIPGSGPQYTPAFAEAQSRLLGLSLILVKQPIDVATAVQSLFRDPDRLQLIAENGAKRMGESGAARRIANCLMERLSS